A window from Equus caballus isolate H_3958 breed thoroughbred chromosome 8, TB-T2T, whole genome shotgun sequence encodes these proteins:
- the LOC138915170 gene encoding uncharacterized protein isoform X3, which translates to MRTAGACLSSPTSPRGWRGWQPFYPRQLGFAGLPMPRGPQDRRTLAQVRSFEFLRSGPWPVLVWWTLRSTFHFMTNSSHLGRCLQLLDPACEDHTGSCWLWQLYSLTLSGLDISLLWAPRTASPPQPKRCHQEGAGAHKLSREHPAEAGAGGVTVCVGAEGTVFVSPAGPQWMEGADVVRAELSRPRRCLPFVGCSVLWNLLTVCSHDLLFVGEGW; encoded by the exons ATGAGGACCGCTGGGGCCTGCCTGTCTTCCCCTACATCCCCAcgaggctggaggggctggcagcCCTTCTATCCGAGGCAGCTCGGATTTGCAGGCCTGCCCATGCCAAGGGGTCCTCAGGACCGCAGGACCTTAGCACAGGTGCGGAGCTTTGAATTCCTCAGGAGTGGGCCGTGGCCAGTGCTGGTGTGGTGGACTCTGCGTAGCACCTTCCACTTTATGACCAACTCCAGCCACCTGGGCAG ATGCCTCCAACTCCTTGATCCTGCCTGTGAGGACCACACAGGAAGCTGCTGGCTTTGGCAGCTTTACTCCTTGACTCTCTCCGGCCTTGACATCAGCCTTCTCTGGGCcccaaggacagccag CCCCCCACAGCCCAAGCGCTGCCACCAGGAAGGGGCTGGTGCTCATAAGCTGAGCAG GGAGCACCCCGCCgaggctggagctgggggagTGACAGTCTGTGTGGGAGCTGAAGG AACAGTCTTCGTCAGCCCGGCAGGTCCCCAGTGGATGGAGGGTGCTGACGTGGTGAGAGCAGAgctgtccaggcccaggaggtgtCTCCCCTTCGTGGGATGCTcggtatt GTGGAACCTTCTCACTGTGTGTTCACATGACCTCCTCTTTGTGGGTGAGGGGTGGtag
- the LOC138915175 gene encoding LOW QUALITY PROTEIN: cationic amino acid transporter 4-like (The sequence of the model RefSeq protein was modified relative to this genomic sequence to represent the inferred CDS: deleted 1 base in 1 codon) → MAWGLPSTASLACFCQKLNRLKPLEESTTEMSQQRHLTVLDLILLGMGATMGLGLYVLTGTVAKEMAGPAVLVSFSVAVMASLLAALCYVELAARVPRKGTSYLFTYVFMGELWAFLIGWILLIQCLIGGIAMARTWSAHLDAIFGHRIRSFTMAHVGSWQVPFLAQYPDFLAAGVILLASAFVYCGVHISSWLNRTFSAISLVVILFIVTLGFVLAHPENWSTEEGGFAPFGFSGIMAGAATCFYAFVGFGAIAASSEEGQNPKRAVPMAIAISVGLVAGTNILASTVLTLMVPRHSLDPDWALADAFYQRGYSWAGFIVAAGAVCGMTTVLFNILFAVPRIVYAMATDGLFFQIFTRVHPRTQVPIVGILVFGFLMPLLAVLLDLEALIQFLSIGTLVTRPVVNTSIIVLRFQKSPPSSPLGSVSPGSVAEGYEDSSGHRRLEDTEQPSAPEPGQLRPALRPFLGFMSGCRPGVAVAWALRVLVVSAITLDCVLVFGKSALYLPPWGHTLLLLLSSVVFLLSLLVLGAHQQQRWRDAFQVPMVPLIPAASILLNVFLMLHLSSLTWLRFSVWLLIGLVVYFVYGIWHSKENQRELPGLTATRGSLEETVQALDSLNPEDTAHLSPNLTSLRRIAPKREIQT, encoded by the exons ATGGCCTGGGGACTGCCCAGCACCGCCAGCCTGGCGTGCTTCTGCCAGAAGCTGAACCGGCTGAAGCCACTGGAGGAGTCCACCACGGAGATGTCGCAGCAGCGCCACCTGACCGTGCTGGATCTGATCCTGCTGGGCATGGGTGCTACGATGGGCTTGGGCCTCTACGTGCTCACGGGCACTGTGGCTAAGGAGATGGCCGGCCCTGCGGTGCTCGTGTCTTTCAGTGTAGCTGTCATGGCCTCCCTGCTGGCAGCCCTATGCTACGTGGAGTTGGCAGCACGTGTGCCCCGCAAGGGCACTTCCTATTTGTTCACCTATGTGTTCATGGGTGAACTGTGGGCCTTCCTCATTGGCTGGATATTGCTCATCCAATGTCTCATTGGTGGGATTGCCATGGCCCGCACCTGGAGC GCTCACCTGGACGCCATCTTCGGCCACCGCATCCGCAGCTTCACCATGGCCCATGTGGGCAGCTGGCAGGTGCCGTTCCTGGCCCAGTACCCGGACTTCTTGGCTGCTGGAGTCATACTTTTGGCCTCCGCATTTGTCTACTGTGGAGTCCACATCTCTTCCTGGCTCAACCGCACCTTCTCTGCCATCAGCTTGGTTGTCATCCTCTTCATCGTCACCCTGGGGTTTGTCCTGGCCCATCCGGAGAACTGGAGCACTGAGGAGGGCGGCTTTGCGCCGTTTGGCTTCTCTGGCATCATGGCTGGTGCTGCCACCTGCTTCTATGCCTTCGTGGGCTTTGGCGCTATTGCTGCCTCCAGCGAGGAGGGCCAGAACCCCAAGCGAGCTGTGCCTATGGCCATCGCCATCTCAGTTGGCCTGGTGGCTGGTACTAACATCCTCGCCTCCACTGTGCTCACCCTCATGGTGCCCAGGCACAGCCTAGACCCTGACTGGGCACTCGCTGATGCCTTCTACCAGCGGGGCTACAGCTGGGCGGGCTTCATCGTGGCGGCTGGCGCTGTCTGCG GCATGACCACTGTCCTGTTCAACATTCTCTTTGCTGTGCCACGCATCGTATATGCCATGGCCACTGACGGGCTCTTCTTCCAGATATTTACCCGTGTGCACCCTCGCACACAGGTGCCCATAGTGGGCATCCTGGTGTTCGGGTTCCTCATGCCTCTCTTGGCGGTGCTGCTGGACCTTGAGGCACTGATCCAGTTCCTGTCCATTGGCACCCTGGTCACCCGCCCTGTTGTGAACACCAGCATTATTGTGCTACGCTTCCAAAAGTCTCCTCCATCTAGTCCCTTGGGCTCAGTCAgccctggctctgtggctgagggGTATGAGGACTCCTCAGGACACAGACGGCTGGAGGACACTGAGCAGCCCTCAGCCCCTGAGCCTGGGCAGCTGCGACCAGCCCTGAGGCCCTTCCTTGGCTTCATGAGTGGATGCAGACCTGGAGTCGCTGTGGCCTGGGCACTCCGTGTCCTGGTGGTGTCAGCCATCACTCTGGACTGCGTGCTGGTCTTTGGGAAGTCGGCCCTGTACCTCCCACCCTGGGGCCAcaccctgctgctcctgctcagcTCCGTCGTGTTTCTGCTCAGTCTCCTCGTCCTGGGGGCCCACCAGCAACAGCGCTGGCGGGATGCCTTTCAG GTTCCCATGGTGCCCCTGATTCCAGCCGCGAGCATCCTCCTCAACGTCTTCCTCATGCTACATCTGAGCTCCCTGACCTGGCTGCGCTTCTCCGTCTGGCTGCTGATTG GACTTGTGGTGTATTTTGTCTACGGCATCTGGCACAGCAAGGAGAACCAGCGGGAGCTGCCGGGGTTGACTGCCACACGTGGCAGCCTAGAGGAGACGGTGCAGGCCCTAGATTCCCTAAATCCAGAAGACACAGCCCACCTATCCCCAAACCTCACGTCTCTTAGACGAATTGCACCAAAGAGAGAGATCCAGACCTAA
- the LOC138915170 gene encoding uncharacterized protein isoform X1, with amino-acid sequence MRTAGACLSSPTSPRGWRGWQPFYPRQLGFAGLPMPRGPQDRRTLAQVRSFEFLRSGPWPVLVWWTLRSTFHFMTNSSHLGRCLQLLDPACEDHTGSCWLWQLYSLTLSGLDISLLWAPRTASPPQPKRCHQEGAGAHKLSREHPAEAGAGGVTVCVGAEGTVFVSPAGPQWMEGADVVRAELSRPRRCLPFVGCSVLSVFFFPCGTFSLCVHMTSSLWVRGGRGGRGRQRHRAFWCLFFEEH; translated from the exons ATGAGGACCGCTGGGGCCTGCCTGTCTTCCCCTACATCCCCAcgaggctggaggggctggcagcCCTTCTATCCGAGGCAGCTCGGATTTGCAGGCCTGCCCATGCCAAGGGGTCCTCAGGACCGCAGGACCTTAGCACAGGTGCGGAGCTTTGAATTCCTCAGGAGTGGGCCGTGGCCAGTGCTGGTGTGGTGGACTCTGCGTAGCACCTTCCACTTTATGACCAACTCCAGCCACCTGGGCAG ATGCCTCCAACTCCTTGATCCTGCCTGTGAGGACCACACAGGAAGCTGCTGGCTTTGGCAGCTTTACTCCTTGACTCTCTCCGGCCTTGACATCAGCCTTCTCTGGGCcccaaggacagccag CCCCCCACAGCCCAAGCGCTGCCACCAGGAAGGGGCTGGTGCTCATAAGCTGAGCAG GGAGCACCCCGCCgaggctggagctgggggagTGACAGTCTGTGTGGGAGCTGAAGG AACAGTCTTCGTCAGCCCGGCAGGTCCCCAGTGGATGGAGGGTGCTGACGTGGTGAGAGCAGAgctgtccaggcccaggaggtgtCTCCCCTTCGTGGGATGCTcggtattgtcagtattttttttcccat GTGGAACCTTCTCACTGTGTGTTCACATGACCTCCTCTTTGTGGGTGAGGGGTGGtaggggaggcagaggaagacagagacatagagctttctggtgtctcttctttgAAGAGCACTGA
- the LOC138915170 gene encoding uncharacterized protein isoform X4, protein MRTAGACLSSPTSPRGWRGWQPFYPRQLGFAGLPMPRGPQDRRTLAQVRSFEFLRSGPWPVLVWWTLRSTFHFMTNSSHLGRCLQLLDPACEDHTGSCWLWQLYSLTLSGLDISLLWAPRTASPPQPKRCHQEGAGAHKLSREHPAEAGAGGVTVCVGAEGPAGPQWMEGADVVRAELSRPRRCLPFVGCSVLWNLLTVCSHDLLFVGEGW, encoded by the exons ATGAGGACCGCTGGGGCCTGCCTGTCTTCCCCTACATCCCCAcgaggctggaggggctggcagcCCTTCTATCCGAGGCAGCTCGGATTTGCAGGCCTGCCCATGCCAAGGGGTCCTCAGGACCGCAGGACCTTAGCACAGGTGCGGAGCTTTGAATTCCTCAGGAGTGGGCCGTGGCCAGTGCTGGTGTGGTGGACTCTGCGTAGCACCTTCCACTTTATGACCAACTCCAGCCACCTGGGCAG ATGCCTCCAACTCCTTGATCCTGCCTGTGAGGACCACACAGGAAGCTGCTGGCTTTGGCAGCTTTACTCCTTGACTCTCTCCGGCCTTGACATCAGCCTTCTCTGGGCcccaaggacagccag CCCCCCACAGCCCAAGCGCTGCCACCAGGAAGGGGCTGGTGCTCATAAGCTGAGCAG GGAGCACCCCGCCgaggctggagctgggggagTGACAGTCTGTGTGGGAGCTGAAGG CCCGGCAGGTCCCCAGTGGATGGAGGGTGCTGACGTGGTGAGAGCAGAgctgtccaggcccaggaggtgtCTCCCCTTCGTGGGATGCTcggtatt GTGGAACCTTCTCACTGTGTGTTCACATGACCTCCTCTTTGTGGGTGAGGGGTGGtag
- the LOC138915170 gene encoding uncharacterized protein isoform X6: MRTAGACLSSPTSPRGWRGWQPFYPRQLGFAGLPMPRGPQDRRTLAQVRSFEFLRSGPWPVLVWWTLRSTFHFMTNSSHLGRCLQLLDPACEDHTGSCWLWQLYSLTLSGLDISLLWAPRTASPPQPKRCHQEGAGAHKLSREHPAEAGAGGVTVCVGAEGPAGPQWMEGADVVRAELSRPRRCLPFVGCSVEPSHCVFT; this comes from the exons ATGAGGACCGCTGGGGCCTGCCTGTCTTCCCCTACATCCCCAcgaggctggaggggctggcagcCCTTCTATCCGAGGCAGCTCGGATTTGCAGGCCTGCCCATGCCAAGGGGTCCTCAGGACCGCAGGACCTTAGCACAGGTGCGGAGCTTTGAATTCCTCAGGAGTGGGCCGTGGCCAGTGCTGGTGTGGTGGACTCTGCGTAGCACCTTCCACTTTATGACCAACTCCAGCCACCTGGGCAG ATGCCTCCAACTCCTTGATCCTGCCTGTGAGGACCACACAGGAAGCTGCTGGCTTTGGCAGCTTTACTCCTTGACTCTCTCCGGCCTTGACATCAGCCTTCTCTGGGCcccaaggacagccag CCCCCCACAGCCCAAGCGCTGCCACCAGGAAGGGGCTGGTGCTCATAAGCTGAGCAG GGAGCACCCCGCCgaggctggagctgggggagTGACAGTCTGTGTGGGAGCTGAAGG CCCGGCAGGTCCCCAGTGGATGGAGGGTGCTGACGTGGTGAGAGCAGAgctgtccaggcccaggaggtgtCTCCCCTTCGTGGGATGCTcg GTGGAACCTTCTCACTGTGTGTTCACATGA
- the LOC138915170 gene encoding uncharacterized protein isoform X7: MNSQDGRHACRCLQLLDPACEDHTGSCWLWQLYSLTLSGLDISLLWAPRTASPPQPKRCHQEGAGAHKLSREHPAEAGAGGVTVCVGAEGTVFVSPAGPQWMEGADVVRAELSRPRRCLPFVGCSVLSVFFFPCGTFSLCVHMTSSLWVRGGRGGRGRQRHRAFWCLFFEEH, translated from the exons ATGAACTCTCAGGATGGGAGACACGCATGCAG ATGCCTCCAACTCCTTGATCCTGCCTGTGAGGACCACACAGGAAGCTGCTGGCTTTGGCAGCTTTACTCCTTGACTCTCTCCGGCCTTGACATCAGCCTTCTCTGGGCcccaaggacagccag CCCCCCACAGCCCAAGCGCTGCCACCAGGAAGGGGCTGGTGCTCATAAGCTGAGCAG GGAGCACCCCGCCgaggctggagctgggggagTGACAGTCTGTGTGGGAGCTGAAGG AACAGTCTTCGTCAGCCCGGCAGGTCCCCAGTGGATGGAGGGTGCTGACGTGGTGAGAGCAGAgctgtccaggcccaggaggtgtCTCCCCTTCGTGGGATGCTcggtattgtcagtattttttttcccat GTGGAACCTTCTCACTGTGTGTTCACATGACCTCCTCTTTGTGGGTGAGGGGTGGtaggggaggcagaggaagacagagacatagagctttctggtgtctcttctttgAAGAGCACTGA
- the LOC138915170 gene encoding uncharacterized protein isoform X5 encodes MRTAGACLSSPTSPRGWRGWQPFYPRQLGFAGLPMPRGPQDRRTLAQVRSFEFLRSGPWPVLVWWTLRSTFHFMTNSSHLGRCLQLLDPACEDHTGSCWLWQLYSLTLSGLDISLLWAPRTASPPQPKRCHQEGAGAHKLSREHPAEAGAGGVTVCVGAEGTVFVSPAGPQWMEGADVVRAELSRPRRCLPFVGCSVEPSHCVFT; translated from the exons ATGAGGACCGCTGGGGCCTGCCTGTCTTCCCCTACATCCCCAcgaggctggaggggctggcagcCCTTCTATCCGAGGCAGCTCGGATTTGCAGGCCTGCCCATGCCAAGGGGTCCTCAGGACCGCAGGACCTTAGCACAGGTGCGGAGCTTTGAATTCCTCAGGAGTGGGCCGTGGCCAGTGCTGGTGTGGTGGACTCTGCGTAGCACCTTCCACTTTATGACCAACTCCAGCCACCTGGGCAG ATGCCTCCAACTCCTTGATCCTGCCTGTGAGGACCACACAGGAAGCTGCTGGCTTTGGCAGCTTTACTCCTTGACTCTCTCCGGCCTTGACATCAGCCTTCTCTGGGCcccaaggacagccag CCCCCCACAGCCCAAGCGCTGCCACCAGGAAGGGGCTGGTGCTCATAAGCTGAGCAG GGAGCACCCCGCCgaggctggagctgggggagTGACAGTCTGTGTGGGAGCTGAAGG AACAGTCTTCGTCAGCCCGGCAGGTCCCCAGTGGATGGAGGGTGCTGACGTGGTGAGAGCAGAgctgtccaggcccaggaggtgtCTCCCCTTCGTGGGATGCTcg GTGGAACCTTCTCACTGTGTGTTCACATGA
- the LOC138915170 gene encoding uncharacterized protein isoform X8, giving the protein MRTAGACLSSPTSPRGWRGWQPFYPRQLGFAGLPMPRGPQDRRTLAQVRSFEFLRSGPWPVLVWWTLRSTFHFMTNSSHLGRCLQLLDPACEDHTGSCWLWQLYSLTLSGLDISLLWAPRTASPPQPKRCHQEGAGAHKLSRSPYKTGFCDPQGAPRRGWSWGSDSLCGS; this is encoded by the exons ATGAGGACCGCTGGGGCCTGCCTGTCTTCCCCTACATCCCCAcgaggctggaggggctggcagcCCTTCTATCCGAGGCAGCTCGGATTTGCAGGCCTGCCCATGCCAAGGGGTCCTCAGGACCGCAGGACCTTAGCACAGGTGCGGAGCTTTGAATTCCTCAGGAGTGGGCCGTGGCCAGTGCTGGTGTGGTGGACTCTGCGTAGCACCTTCCACTTTATGACCAACTCCAGCCACCTGGGCAG ATGCCTCCAACTCCTTGATCCTGCCTGTGAGGACCACACAGGAAGCTGCTGGCTTTGGCAGCTTTACTCCTTGACTCTCTCCGGCCTTGACATCAGCCTTCTCTGGGCcccaaggacagccag CCCCCCACAGCCCAAGCGCTGCCACCAGGAAGGGGCTGGTGCTCATAAGCTGAGCAG GTCTCCATACAAAACTGGCTTCTGTGATCCCCAGGGAGCACCCCGCCgaggctggagctgggggagTGACAGTCTGTGTGGGAGCTGA
- the LOC138915170 gene encoding uncharacterized protein isoform X2, whose product MRTAGACLSSPTSPRGWRGWQPFYPRQLGFAGLPMPRGPQDRRTLAQVRSFEFLRSGPWPVLVWWTLRSTFHFMTNSSHLGRCLQLLDPACEDHTGSCWLWQLYSLTLSGLDISLLWAPRTASPPQPKRCHQEGAGAHKLSREHPAEAGAGGVTVCVGAEGPAGPQWMEGADVVRAELSRPRRCLPFVGCSVLSVFFFPCGTFSLCVHMTSSLWVRGGRGGRGRQRHRAFWCLFFEEH is encoded by the exons ATGAGGACCGCTGGGGCCTGCCTGTCTTCCCCTACATCCCCAcgaggctggaggggctggcagcCCTTCTATCCGAGGCAGCTCGGATTTGCAGGCCTGCCCATGCCAAGGGGTCCTCAGGACCGCAGGACCTTAGCACAGGTGCGGAGCTTTGAATTCCTCAGGAGTGGGCCGTGGCCAGTGCTGGTGTGGTGGACTCTGCGTAGCACCTTCCACTTTATGACCAACTCCAGCCACCTGGGCAG ATGCCTCCAACTCCTTGATCCTGCCTGTGAGGACCACACAGGAAGCTGCTGGCTTTGGCAGCTTTACTCCTTGACTCTCTCCGGCCTTGACATCAGCCTTCTCTGGGCcccaaggacagccag CCCCCCACAGCCCAAGCGCTGCCACCAGGAAGGGGCTGGTGCTCATAAGCTGAGCAG GGAGCACCCCGCCgaggctggagctgggggagTGACAGTCTGTGTGGGAGCTGAAGG CCCGGCAGGTCCCCAGTGGATGGAGGGTGCTGACGTGGTGAGAGCAGAgctgtccaggcccaggaggtgtCTCCCCTTCGTGGGATGCTcggtattgtcagtattttttttcccat GTGGAACCTTCTCACTGTGTGTTCACATGACCTCCTCTTTGTGGGTGAGGGGTGGtaggggaggcagaggaagacagagacatagagctttctggtgtctcttctttgAAGAGCACTGA